A window of the Hippoglossus stenolepis isolate QCI-W04-F060 chromosome 8, HSTE1.2, whole genome shotgun sequence genome harbors these coding sequences:
- the dcst2 gene encoding DC-STAMP domain-containing protein 2, with amino-acid sequence METEERKRRLMKTDITVHVAGGGVMHTVRGVLSRLAGRSRLCSWRKVKGHLLEGEWSLAGFVCGLVLGSVFGATALFLQKQPLWFCVYTMVAVAFTAAFGMGLSAGVRANIMVMLPSLCSARGRHFLLFLFVSVLLSGPIANIFENTERAAASLMCGAELAANQTQELMQRATTPLSSALDKIREISTNAYSVTERVTNFIHALTDGVQHIARTLRNVLHFLTDIGDVCNAKLGTPYRKCRAVFTEARVECSHLLGDFSALCDIVEGFMPLCNIARAGEFFCIIPSYIANHLKKRLAAPIVAAFEKMKQEFEFNISASVTFDLDNNSSKSLQQMSQDIMDEVSSDLQVFQKLGGPLKYGGLFLLAISFLRAVQYRRRYLRELNFDNIYISSQFEEFDQQVTSGGGVSVLPITRREAKTYITPLSWHLSSGEWRVVLVGVVSVIKYLLVGSLLVALDFLVFWILDQVGHQLTGDVVARAPVTVTVQVNGSGFASDIFRDLVASFNILQGGNVTVISRKCLLEPSEPNYNTCVTLGFLLGLTLLVSLIGGFVQRCRRLICASYHPGREQERAQFLHQQIFSQRTAEGEALRKSAVRNLAEEEGGGEGGRGSRLRTFLLRLPGGAHLLGLSSPVTCLACGEVVKSEDNNMVVCHFAHCAGVYCRPCFHSLRNMCVVCMRPLTFQDDSEEELDSSDDEQRSLCSAALNSRHVTDTWMTRRVAAATRRGRTERSEGGDRAKDDGGHKVNSDSELSEADMTYQYQTGSDESDSDDACFQSTPTTISTCQDEAIVTVLSD; translated from the exons ATGGAGACTGAAGAGAGGAAACGACGCCTGATGAAAACTGACATCACAGTCCATGTGGCAGGAGGCGGAGTCATGCACACTGTCAGAGGAGTCCTGAGCAG GTTAGCTGGACGGTCCCgcctctgcagctggaggaagGTTAAAGGTCACCTGCTGGAGGGGGAGTGGAGCCTTGCAGGGTTCGTCTGTGGGCTGGTTTTGGGGTCTGTGTTCGGAGCCACGgctttgtttctgcagaagCAGCCTCTGTGGTTCTGTGTCTATACCATGGTGGCAGTTGCCTTCACAGCAGCGTTCGGTATGGGTCTGTCAGCTGGAGTCCGGGCCAACATCATGGTGATGCTGCCTTCTCTCTGCTCAG ctCGCGGGAggcacttcctcctcttcctgtttgtgtctgtgctgttgtCTGGTCCGATTGCcaacatttttgaaaacacaGAGCGAGCTGCTGCCAGTCTGATGTGTGGAGCCGAGctggcagccaatcagacgcAAGAACTGATGCAGAGAGCAACCACGCCCCTTTCCT ctgcgTTGGACAAAATCAGAGAAATCAGCACCAACGCATATTCAGTCACAGAAAGAGTCACCAATTTCATCCACGCTCTGACTGACGGCGTCCAACACATTG CTCGCACTCTGAGGAATGTCCTCCATTTCCTGACGGACATCGGGGACGTCTGTAACGCCAAGCTGGGCACTCCGTACAGGAAGTGCCGGGCAGTGTTCACTGAGGCTCGGGTCGAATGCTCCCACCTGCTGGGGGACTTCAGCGCCCTGTGTGACATTGTGGAGGGCTTCATGCCGCTCTGCAACATCGCCCGTG ccGGCGAGTTCTTCTGCATCATCCCCTCGTACATCGCCAACCATCTGAAAAAACGTCTTGCAGCTC CCATAGTTGCAGCATTTGAGAAAATGAAGCAGGAGTTTGAATTCAACATCTCGgcctctgtgacctttgacctggaCAACAACAGCAGTAAGAGTCTGCAGCAGATGTCTCAGGACATCATGGACGAGGTTTCCTCGGACCTGCAGGTGTTTCAGAAACTCGGCGGGCCATTAAAATACGGTGGCCTCTTCCTGCTCGCCATCTCGTTCCTGAG ggcaGTGCAGTACAGACGTAGATATCTCCGGGAGCTCAACTTTGACAACATCTACATCAGTTCTCAGTTTGAGGAGTTTGACCAACAGGTGACTTCAGGGGGCGGAGTGTCGGTCCTGCCAATCACACGCAGAGAGGCCAAGACCTACATCACACCAT TGTCGTGGCACCTGTCCAGCGGAGAGTGGCGGGTGGTGTTGGTGGGCGTGGTCTCAGTCATCAAGTATCTCCTTGTGGGGAGCCTGCTGGTGGCTCTGGACTTTCTGGTGTTCTGGATTCTGGATCAGGTAGGCCACCAGCTGACGGGGGATGTGGTGGCCCGAG CCCCAGTCACCGTGACAGTGCAGGTGAATGGGTCAGGGTTTGCCTCAGACATCTTCAGAGACCTGGTGGCTTCGTTTAACATCCTGCAAGGAGGAAACGTCACTGTGATCAGCAGAAAGTGTCTACTGGAGCCGTCAGAGCCAAACTACAACACATGTGTCACTCTGG GGTTCCTGCTGGGCCTGACTCTGCTCGTCTCTCTGATTGGAGGCTTTGTCCAACGCTGCCGACGACTCATCTGTGCTTCATATCATCCAGGGAGAGAGCAg GAGAGGGCACAGTTCCTCCATCAGCAGATCTTTAGTCAGAGGACGGCGGAGGGGGAAGCTCTTAGGAAGTCTGCAGTCCGAAAcctggcagaggaggaaggaggaggtgaaggtggaaGAGGGAGTCGACTACGAACCTTCCTGCTCAG gttacCTGGGGGAGCTCACCTTCTGGGTCTATCGTCACCCGTCACATGTCTGGCCTGTGGAGAGGTGGTGAAGTCAGAGGACAACAATATGGTCGTCTGTCACTTCGCACATTGTGCAG gcGTATACTGTCGGCCATGTTTCCACAGTTTAAGAAACATGTGTGTTGTCTGCAtgcgacctctgaccttccaGGACGACAGCGAGGAGGAGCT AGACTCCAGTGATGACGAACAACGGAGTCTGTGTTCAGCAGCTCTGAACTCACGTCACGTCACCGACACATGGATGACGAGGAGGGTCGCCGCAGCAACACGACGAGGACGGACTGAGCGTTCAGAGGGTGGAGACAGAGCGAAGGACGACGGAGGACACAAAGTTAACTCTGACTCTGAGCTCAG TGAAGCAGACATGACCTACCAGTACCAAACTGGGTCAGATGAGTCCGACAGCGACGACGCCTGCTTCCAATCCACCCCCACAACAATCAGCACATGCCAGGATGAGGCCATTGTCACGGTCCTCAGTGACTGA